The Candidatus Hydrogenedentota bacterium genome includes a region encoding these proteins:
- a CDS encoding metallophosphoesterase, with amino-acid sequence MKFGVGTASAGFSTHGSSDAKTLETTTIEGIYMARFIHITDLHFWSIVRNPLRLMNKRFLGNLNLALRRHRHLHIHRAQSFLDTLSAMDVDAVFVGGDLTSTATDEEFQQAAQFLDQVASRCPALYVVPGNHDCYTFEAQRKGRFQGYCGKYAPLTDTPLLSELTATCALLQIPTVRPNLISSRGYIGQQTMKATAELLESVTAEQMIVLAHYPVLNRTLNYQSDYGRRLGGGAALRRLLGESGRDLHYLAGHVHVFSHSSDPLYPSLTHITTSALFYESAKRSAGFTELVVDEGGIRVYPWHYADDWHRGAESLPEAGTS; translated from the coding sequence GTGAAATTTGGCGTGGGTACCGCGTCCGCCGGCTTCAGCACTCATGGCTCCTCCGACGCCAAAACCCTTGAAACAACAACAATAGAAGGCATTTATATGGCGCGTTTTATTCACATTACTGACCTGCATTTCTGGAGCATTGTACGCAATCCGTTGCGCCTCATGAATAAGCGATTCTTAGGCAATTTGAATCTTGCCTTGCGCCGCCACCGCCATTTACACATCCATCGTGCCCAATCCTTTCTGGATACACTCAGCGCCATGGATGTGGACGCTGTGTTTGTGGGCGGTGATTTAACTTCCACCGCAACGGACGAAGAATTCCAACAGGCGGCGCAGTTTTTAGATCAAGTGGCATCCCGTTGTCCCGCCCTTTATGTAGTACCCGGCAATCATGATTGCTATACCTTCGAAGCGCAGCGCAAAGGACGGTTTCAAGGCTATTGCGGGAAATATGCGCCGCTTACCGATACTCCGCTTTTGAGCGAACTCACGGCAACGTGCGCCCTCTTGCAGATTCCCACCGTACGCCCGAATCTTATCTCCTCTCGTGGGTATATAGGACAGCAGACAATGAAGGCGACGGCGGAATTGCTTGAATCTGTGACTGCAGAGCAGATGATTGTGCTTGCCCATTATCCCGTGCTTAATCGCACGTTAAACTATCAATCTGATTATGGCAGGCGCTTGGGAGGCGGTGCGGCACTGCGGCGGCTCTTGGGCGAATCAGGCAGAGACCTCCACTACCTCGCCGGTCATGTACACGTGTTCAGCCATTCCTCTGATCCGCTTTATCCTTCCTTGACCCACATCACGACGAGCGCCCTCTTTTATGAAAGCGCCAAGCGCAGCGCGGGCTTCACCGAGTTGGTGGTGGATGAGGGCGGTATTCGAGTCTATCCGTGGCACTATGCCGATGATTGGCATCGCGGAGCGGAATCCCTGCCTGAAGCGGGTACGTCTTAA